The proteins below come from a single Papaver somniferum cultivar HN1 chromosome 11, ASM357369v1, whole genome shotgun sequence genomic window:
- the LOC113321947 gene encoding uncharacterized protein LOC113321947 isoform X1 produces MQQIFTPTEVTKIKEIHIPAESEEHTADKLLWTYHPKGDFSTKSFLKTLNDRTPSTSTNNVFPWKKFWSVRNIPPRIQLFVWRMLKNGLHIARNIKKHIHGINDDCRLCDRNVECIEHLFLYCQLTQAVLFTSPLSLRIGKCPNQSVKDIIIQWMEEGGDYAKLKMGMCVFWTIWKGRNGVVFNKKKFNIIEVIQEALYWYNMKLEVEINKAQPTENDLMEAQKDYWEPPAGDKIKINFDGAAGPRGFACGVVARDKEAKIQGCRNKTIDYCTAVEAEAYSALLAAELGLEKVS; encoded by the exons ATGCAACAGATCTTCACCCCAACTGAAGTGACCAAAATAAAGGAGATTCATATACCTGCTGAGTCAGAGGAGCACACGGCTGATAAACTGCTATGGACATACCATCCAAAAGGTGATTTCTCcactaa ATCTTTTCTAAAAACTTTGAATGACAGAACTCCCTCGACTTCAACCAACAATGTTTTTCCATGGAAGAAATTTTGGAGTGTGAGAAATATTCCTCCAAGAATCCAGTTATTTGTTTGGAGAATGCTTAAAAATGGTCTCCATATAGCCAGAAATATTAAGAAGCACATTCATGGAATAAATGATGATTGCAGGTTGTGTGACAGAAATGTTGAATGTATAGAGCATTTATTCTTATATTGTCAGCTGACACAAGCAGTCCTTTTTACTTCACCGTTGAGTCTCAGAATAGGGAAGTGCCCAAACCAGTCAGTGAAAGACATCATTATTCAGTGGATGGAAGAAGGGGGAGATTATGCAAAACTAAAGATGGGAATGTGTGTCTTCTGGACAATATGGAAAGGTAGGAATGGTGTTGTCTTTAATAAGAAGAAATTTAATATCATAGAGGTAATTCAAGAGGCTCTGTATTGGTACAATATGAAGCTTGAAGTGGAGATTAATAAAGCGCAACCAACAGAAAATGATTTGATGGAAGCTCAAAAGGATTACTGGGAACCACCTGCAGGGGATAAAATCAAGATTAACTTCGATGGAGCTGCAGGGCCAAGGGGGTTTGCTTGTGGAGTAGTTGCCAGAGACAAAGAGGCTAAAATACAGGGGTGCCGAAACAAGACAATTGACTACTGCACTGCGGTTGAAGCAGAGGCGTATAGTGCTCTTTTGGCAGCGGAACTGGGATTAGAAAAGGTTTCATAG
- the LOC113321947 gene encoding uncharacterized protein LOC113321947 isoform X4 has protein sequence MDIPSKRLCDRNVECIEHLFLYCQLTQAVLFTSPLSLRIGKCPNQSVKDIIIQWMEEGGDYAKLKMGMCVFWTIWKGRNGVVFNKKKFNIIEVIQEALYWYNMKLEVEINKAQPTENDLMEAQKDYWEPPAGDKIKINFDGAAGPRGFACGVVARDKEAKIQGCRNKTIDYCTAVEAEAYSALLAAELGLEKVS, from the exons ATGGACATACCATCCAAAAG GTTGTGTGACAGAAATGTTGAATGTATAGAGCATTTATTCTTATATTGTCAGCTGACACAAGCAGTCCTTTTTACTTCACCGTTGAGTCTCAGAATAGGGAAGTGCCCAAACCAGTCAGTGAAAGACATCATTATTCAGTGGATGGAAGAAGGGGGAGATTATGCAAAACTAAAGATGGGAATGTGTGTCTTCTGGACAATATGGAAAGGTAGGAATGGTGTTGTCTTTAATAAGAAGAAATTTAATATCATAGAGGTAATTCAAGAGGCTCTGTATTGGTACAATATGAAGCTTGAAGTGGAGATTAATAAAGCGCAACCAACAGAAAATGATTTGATGGAAGCTCAAAAGGATTACTGGGAACCACCTGCAGGGGATAAAATCAAGATTAACTTCGATGGAGCTGCAGGGCCAAGGGGGTTTGCTTGTGGAGTAGTTGCCAGAGACAAAGAGGCTAAAATACAGGGGTGCCGAAACAAGACAATTGACTACTGCACTGCGGTTGAAGCAGAGGCGTATAGTGCTCTTTTGGCAGCGGAACTGGGATTAGAAAAGGTTTCATAG
- the LOC113321947 gene encoding uncharacterized protein LOC113321947 isoform X3: MDIPSKRTPSTSTNNVFPWKKFWSVRNIPPRIQLFVWRMLKNGLHIARNIKKHIHGINDDCRLCDRNVECIEHLFLYCQLTQAVLFTSPLSLRIGKCPNQSVKDIIIQWMEEGGDYAKLKMGMCVFWTIWKGRNGVVFNKKKFNIIEVIQEALYWYNMKLEVEINKAQPTENDLMEAQKDYWEPPAGDKIKINFDGAAGPRGFACGVVARDKEAKIQGCRNKTIDYCTAVEAEAYSALLAAELGLEKVS, encoded by the exons ATGGACATACCATCCAAAAG AACTCCCTCGACTTCAACCAACAATGTTTTTCCATGGAAGAAATTTTGGAGTGTGAGAAATATTCCTCCAAGAATCCAGTTATTTGTTTGGAGAATGCTTAAAAATGGTCTCCATATAGCCAGAAATATTAAGAAGCACATTCATGGAATAAATGATGATTGCAGGTTGTGTGACAGAAATGTTGAATGTATAGAGCATTTATTCTTATATTGTCAGCTGACACAAGCAGTCCTTTTTACTTCACCGTTGAGTCTCAGAATAGGGAAGTGCCCAAACCAGTCAGTGAAAGACATCATTATTCAGTGGATGGAAGAAGGGGGAGATTATGCAAAACTAAAGATGGGAATGTGTGTCTTCTGGACAATATGGAAAGGTAGGAATGGTGTTGTCTTTAATAAGAAGAAATTTAATATCATAGAGGTAATTCAAGAGGCTCTGTATTGGTACAATATGAAGCTTGAAGTGGAGATTAATAAAGCGCAACCAACAGAAAATGATTTGATGGAAGCTCAAAAGGATTACTGGGAACCACCTGCAGGGGATAAAATCAAGATTAACTTCGATGGAGCTGCAGGGCCAAGGGGGTTTGCTTGTGGAGTAGTTGCCAGAGACAAAGAGGCTAAAATACAGGGGTGCCGAAACAAGACAATTGACTACTGCACTGCGGTTGAAGCAGAGGCGTATAGTGCTCTTTTGGCAGCGGAACTGGGATTAGAAAAGGTTTCATAG
- the LOC113321948 gene encoding protein cornichon homolog 1-like isoform X1, translating to MSWDLILWLVSFAFSISLIAVNLYQLICLSELEFDYINPYDSSSRINGMVIKEFVAQGVLCALYLLTWHWFMFLISAPVTYYHLKLYMERRHLIDVTEIFRLLNGEKKYRYVKLGFYLSLFCIVIFRLVRAAVLSVLTEDDDLRDSGIF from the exons ATGTCTTGGGATTTGATTTTATGGCTCGTCTCTTTTGCTTTCTCCATTTCCCTAATTGCCGTTAACCTTTATCAG CTGATTTGCTTGTCGGAGTTGGAGTTTGATTACATCAACCCGTATGATTCATCATCTCGTATTAATGGCATGGTCATCAAAGAGTTTGTGGCTCAAGGGGTGTTGTGTGCTCTTTACCTCCTGACGTGGCACTGGTTCATGTTCCTGATATCGGCACCAGTTACTTACTATCATCTGAAGTT GTATATGGAAAGAAGACATCTCATCGACGTAACAGAGATCTTTAGGTTGCTTAATGGAGAAAAGAAATACCGATACGTCAAGCTTGGATTTTATTTGTCCCTCTTCTGCATCGTCATCTTTAG GCTTGTGAGGGCTGCTGTTCTCTCAGTTCTGACTGAAGATGATGATTTGCGTGATTCTGGAATTTTTTGA
- the LOC113320295 gene encoding DNA damage-repair/toleration protein DRT100-like translates to MAPAGSTTTATATATVSLIFFVLSLSAITNVRSCTVGDRNALLAFKSALTESQFGIFKTWRGTDCCKSWYGVHCNPSSKRVTEISLRGESPESSVPTLEKMGRSGYMTGVITPAICKLDRLSTIIIADWKGISGNIPKCITTLSFLRVLDLVGNQFSGPIPYNIGRLHRLTVLNFADNQINGVIPSSTVQMSSLMHLDLRSNKITGEIPTEFGNLKMLSRALLSKNLISGSIPSSISKIYRLADLDLSVNQLSGSIPESFGRMPVLSTLNLDMNKLSGEIPTTLLSGSGISILNLSRNALEGKIPDVFGERSYFTALDLSYNNLKGPIPKSVTSASYIGHLDLSHNHLCGPIPNGAPFNHLEASSFMNNDCLCGSPLKRCT, encoded by the coding sequence ATGGCACCAGCTGGTAGTACCACTACTGCTACTGCTACTGCTACTGTAAGTTTAATCTTCTTCGTACTAAGTTTATCAGCCATTACTAATGTCAGATCATGCACAGTTGGAGACAGGAATGCTCTGTTAGCATTCAAATCTGCCCTAACTGAATCACAATTCGGTATATTCAAAACATGGAGAGGAACAGATTGCTGTAAGTCTTGGTATGGTGTTCATTGTAATCCAtcctctaaaagagtcacagaaatcaGTTTGAGAGGTGAGTCGCCTGAAAGTTCTGTTCCAACTCTAGAAAAAATGGGAAGATCTGGTTATATGACCGGTGTTATTACACCAGCAATCTGTAAACTAGATCGTCTTTCTACAATTATTATCGCTGATTGGAAAGGAATTTCTGGTAATATTCCCAAATGTATTACCACTCTttcttttcttcgtgttcttgatttGGTTGGAAATCAATTCTCTGGTCCAATCCCGTATAATATTGGGAGACTTCACAGGCTTACTGTTTTAAATTTCGCTGATAATCAAATTAACGGTGTAATTCCTTCTTCAACCGTTCAAATGTCTTCTCTAATGCATCTTGATCTACGAAGCAACAAGATTACCGGCGAGATTCCAACTGAATTCGGCAACTTAAAAATGCTAAGCAGAGCATTGTTGAGTAAAAACTTGATTTCTGGTTCTATTCCAAGTTCTATTTCAAAAATTTACAGGTTAGCTGATTTGGATTTATCGGTGAACCAGTTATCAGGATCCATTCCTGAATCATTTGGAAGAATGCCGGTTCTTTCGACGTTGAATCTGGACATGAATAAGCTTTCCGGCGAGATACCAACCACTTTATTAAGTGGTTCAGGAATAAGTATATTGAATTTAAGCAGAAATGCATTGGAAGGTAAAATCCCAGATGTTTTTGGAGAAAGATCTTATTTCACAGCACTGGATTTATCTTATAATAATTTGAAAGGACCgattccaaaatctgtaacttCGGCTTCGTATATTGGGCATTTGGATCTGAGCCATAATCATCTCTGTGGTCCGATTCCAAATGGTGCACCATTTAATCATCTTGAAGCTTCTTCCTTCATGAACAATGATTGTCTTTGTGGTTCTCCCCTTAAGAGATGCACTTGA
- the LOC113321947 gene encoding uncharacterized protein LOC113321947 isoform X2 yields MQQIFTPTEVTKIKEIHIPAESEEHTADKLLWTYHPKGDFSTKSFLKTLNDRTPSTSTNNVFPWKKFWSVRNIPPRIQLFVWRMLKNGLHIARNIKKHIHGINDDCRLCDRNVECIEHLFLYCQLTQAVLFTSPLSLRIGKCPNQSVKDIIIQWMEEGGDYAKLKMGMCVFWTIWKGRNGVVFNKKKFNIIEVIQEALYWYNMKLEVEINKAQPTENDLMEAQKDYWEPPAGDKIKINFDGAAGPRGFACGVVARDKEAKIQGCRNKTIDYCTAVEAEAYSALLAAELGLEKVS; encoded by the exons ATGCAACAGATCTTCACCCCAACTGAAGTGACCAAAATAAAGGAGATTCATATACCTGCTGAGTCAGAGGAGCACACGGCTGATAAACTGCTATGGACATACCATCCAAAAGGTGATTTCTCca ctaAATCTTTTCTAAAAACTTTGAATGACAGAACTCCCTCGACTTCAACCAACAATGTTTTTCCATGGAAGAAATTTTGGAGTGTGAGAAATATTCCTCCAAGAATCCAGTTATTTGTTTGGAGAATGCTTAAAAATGGTCTCCATATAGCCAGAAATATTAAGAAGCACATTCATGGAATAAATGATGATTGCAGGTTGTGTGACAGAAATGTTGAATGTATAGAGCATTTATTCTTATATTGTCAGCTGACACAAGCAGTCCTTTTTACTTCACCGTTGAGTCTCAGAATAGGGAAGTGCCCAAACCAGTCAGTGAAAGACATCATTATTCAGTGGATGGAAGAAGGGGGAGATTATGCAAAACTAAAGATGGGAATGTGTGTCTTCTGGACAATATGGAAAGGTAGGAATGGTGTTGTCTTTAATAAGAAGAAATTTAATATCATAGAGGTAATTCAAGAGGCTCTGTATTGGTACAATATGAAGCTTGAAGTGGAGATTAATAAAGCGCAACCAACAGAAAATGATTTGATGGAAGCTCAAAAGGATTACTGGGAACCACCTGCAGGGGATAAAATCAAGATTAACTTCGATGGAGCTGCAGGGCCAAGGGGGTTTGCTTGTGGAGTAGTTGCCAGAGACAAAGAGGCTAAAATACAGGGGTGCCGAAACAAGACAATTGACTACTGCACTGCGGTTGAAGCAGAGGCGTATAGTGCTCTTTTGGCAGCGGAACTGGGATTAGAAAAGGTTTCATAG
- the LOC113321948 gene encoding protein cornichon homolog 1-like isoform X2, whose amino-acid sequence MNTLMLICLSELEFDYINPYDSSSRINGMVIKEFVAQGVLCALYLLTWHWFMFLISAPVTYYHLKLYMERRHLIDVTEIFRLLNGEKKYRYVKLGFYLSLFCIVIFRLVRAAVLSVLTEDDDLRDSGIF is encoded by the exons ATGAACACCCTAATG CTGATTTGCTTGTCGGAGTTGGAGTTTGATTACATCAACCCGTATGATTCATCATCTCGTATTAATGGCATGGTCATCAAAGAGTTTGTGGCTCAAGGGGTGTTGTGTGCTCTTTACCTCCTGACGTGGCACTGGTTCATGTTCCTGATATCGGCACCAGTTACTTACTATCATCTGAAGTT GTATATGGAAAGAAGACATCTCATCGACGTAACAGAGATCTTTAGGTTGCTTAATGGAGAAAAGAAATACCGATACGTCAAGCTTGGATTTTATTTGTCCCTCTTCTGCATCGTCATCTTTAG GCTTGTGAGGGCTGCTGTTCTCTCAGTTCTGACTGAAGATGATGATTTGCGTGATTCTGGAATTTTTTGA
- the LOC113324376 gene encoding uncharacterized protein LOC113324376 produces the protein MASISKDKGADLEAAHTLNNSVEEPFTYVFEDNEESNERSTLHNKNILFKFVSGREYNINLMHQILTKAWRPSRVFTITDIGSGIYNVRFSLLCDLIAFLQGTPWSVKEYLMLIERGNEEFLLEYYDFKYVVFSLHIYGLPLSMLNAAKVFSIVSIFGTPEPIDPAMAAKWGKFAKVRVRLDITKPLPKDMEITLKSKKKIKISFRYEKVPRLCFHCGYFGHIMKQCLHLSKKLEEDTSLSTEDIMLRMDDRSYARYNEEIRAFYKTIDDEIN, from the coding sequence ATGGCTTCTATATCAAAAGATAAAGGAGCAGATTTAGAAGCAGCTCATACACTAAACAATTCCGTCGAAGAACCGTTTACATATGTGTTTGAAGATAACGAGGAATCAAATGAAAGAAGCACATTGCACAACAAAAACATTTTATTCAAGTTTGTTTCAGGAAGAGAGTATAATATCAACCTAATGCATCAGATCCTAACCAAAGCTTGGAGACCCTCACGAGTATTTACGATTACGGATATAGGAAGTGGTATTTACAATGTCAGATTTTCCCTCTTGTGTGATTTGATAGCATTTTTACAAGGTACTCCTTGGTCTGTGAAAGAATATTTGATGCTAATAGAAAGAGGTAATGAAGAATTTTTGTTAGAATATTACGATTTTAAATACGTTGTATTCAGTTTACACATCTATGGGTTACCATTAAGTATGTTGAATGCTGCGAAAGTGTTTAGTATTGTCAGTATCTTTGGTACTCCTGAACCTATTGATCCAGCCATGGCTGCTAAATGGGGTAAGTTTGCTAAGGTCAGAGTAAGACTAGATATAACAAAGCCTCTTCCAAAGGATATGGAGATTACTCTGAAGTCCAAGAAGAAGATTAAAATCTCCTTCAGATATGAGAAGGTGCCTAGATTATGCTTTCATTGTGGTTACTTCGGTCATATTATGAAGCAATGTCTTCATCTATCCAAAAAACTGGAAGAGGATACTTCACTAAGTACTGAAGATATCATGCTAAGAATGGATGATAGATCATATGCGAGATATAATGAAGAGATCCGTGCTTTCTACAAGACTATTGACGATGAAATAAATTGA